A window of the Gossypium hirsutum isolate 1008001.06 chromosome A05, Gossypium_hirsutum_v2.1, whole genome shotgun sequence genome harbors these coding sequences:
- the LOC107907252 gene encoding 26S proteasome regulatory subunit 8 homolog A, translated as MATVDIERKQAASAEEICTAKSGAKQGEGLRQYYIQHIHELQLNLRQKTHNLNRLEAQRNELNSQVRMLREELQLLQEPGSYVGEVVKVMGKNKVLVKVHPEGKYVVDIDKNIDITKITPSTRVALRNDSYVLHLILPSKVDPLVNLMKVEKVPDSTYDMIGGLDQQIKEIKEVIELPIKHPELFESLGIAQPKGVLLYGPPGTGKTLLARAVAHHTDCTFIRVSGSELVQKYIGEGSRMVRELFVMAREHAPSIIFMDEIDSIGSARMESGSGNGDSEVQRTMLELLNQLDGFEASNKIKVLMATNRIDILDQALLRPGRIDRKIEFPNPNEESRFDILKIHSRRMNLMRGIDLKKIAEKMNGASGAELKAVCTESGMFALRERRVHVTQEDFEMAVAKVMKKESEKNMSLRKLWK; from the exons ATGGCGACGGTGGATATCGAGAGGAAGCAAGCGGCATCGGCGGAAGAGATATGCACCGCCAAGAGCGGCGCCAAGCAAGGGGAAGGGCTCCGGCAATACTATATCCAACACATCCACGAGCTTCAGCTCAACCTCCGCCAAAAAACCCACAATCTCAACCGTCTTGAAGCCCAACGCAACGAGCTCAATTCCCAAG TGAGAATGCTTAGAGAGGAACTGCAGCTGCTTCAGGAACCTGGATCCTATGTTGGCGAGGTTGTGAAAGTTATGGGTAAAAACAAGGTCTTAGTCAAG GTTCATCCAGAAGGAAAATATGTTGTCGATATTGATAAGAATATTGATATCACAAAAATCACACCATCCACTAGAGTTGCTCTTCGCAATGACAGCTATGTTCTCCATCTGATCTTACCGAGCAAAGTAGATCCCTTGGTTAATCTTATGAAAGTTGAAAAAGTACCAGATTCTACGTATGACATGATTGGTGGTCTCGACCAACAAATTAAAGAGATAAAAGAG GTTATAGAACTTCCAATTAAACACCCTGAATTGTTTGAAAGTCTTGGAATAGCTCAGCCAAAG GGCGTCCTGTTGTATGGACCACCGGGTACAGGAAAAACTCTATTGGCTAGAGCTGTGGCCCATCATACTGATTGTACTTTTATCAGGGTTTCCGGTTCTGAGTTAGTTCAGAAATACATTGGAGAGGGCTCTCGAATGGTTAGAGAACTTTTCGTTATGGCCAG GGAGCACGCCCCATCAATCATATTTATGGATGAGATAGACAGCATTGGGTCCGCTCGAATGGAATCTGGAAGTGGCAATGGCGACAGTGAGGTACAGAGAACAATGTTGGAGCTTCTCAACCAGCTTGATGGATTTGAAGCATCTAACAAGATCAAG GTTCTGATGGCCACCAATCGGATTGATATCTTGGATCAAGCTCTTCTTAGGCCAGGACGAATTGACAGGAAGATTGAATTTCCAAATCCTAATGAGGAG TCTCGTTTCGACATCTTAAAAATACATTCTAGAAGAATGAATTTGATGAGAGGGATTGATCTAAAGAAGATTGCTGAGAAGATGAACGGTGCTTCTGGTGCAGAGCTTAAG GCTGTGTGCACAGAATCAGGAATGTTTGCTTTGAGGGAAAGGAGAGTCCACGTAACACAAGAAGATTTTGAGATGGCGGTGGCGAAAGTAATGAAGAAGGAGAGCGAGAAGAACATGTCCTTACGGAAGCTATGGAAgtga
- the LOC107907253 gene encoding serine-threonine kinase receptor-associated protein, protein MDKKKIAVPLVCHGHSRPVVDLFYSPVTPDGFFLISASKDSSPMLRNGETGDWIGTFEGHKGAVWSVCLDTNALRAASASADFSAKVWDALTGDVLHSFEHKHIVRACAFSEDTHLLLTGGVEKVLRIYDLNRPDAPPREVDKSPGSVRTVTWMHSDQTILSSCTDMGGVRLWDVRSGKIVQTLETKSSVTSAEVSQDGRYITTADGSTVKFWDANHYGLVKSYNMPCTVESASLEPKYGNKFVAGGEDMWVRVFDFHTGDEIACNKGHHGPVHCVRFSPGGESYASGSEDGTIRIWLTGPLTHDGTEPFAANGSVGKVKVTAEDVSRKIEGFQIAEEGKTKEKETGKE, encoded by the exons atggataaGAAAAAGATTGCTGTCCCACTTGTATGCCATGGCCATTCACGTCCCGTTGTGGATCTCTTTTACAGTCCCGTTACCCCTGATGGTTTTTTCCTCATCAGTGCCAGCAAAG ATTCCAGTCCTATGCTGAGGAATGGTGAAACTGGAGATTGGATAGGAACCTTTGAAGGACACAAAGGTGCAGTTTGGAGTGTTTGCTTGGATACAAATGCCTTACGAGCTGCTTCCGCTTCTGCTGATTTTTCTGC GAAAGTGTGGGATGCACTAACAGGTGATGTCTTGCACTCATTTGAACACAAGCATATAGTTCGAGCTTGTGCTTTTTCAGAG GATACACACCTTCTATTGACTGGGGGAGTAGAGAAAGTCCTCCGTATTTATGACTTGAATCGCCCAGATGCACCTCCAAGAGAAGTGGACAAATCTCCCGGTTCAGTCAGAACTGTTACATGGATGCATAGTGATCAGACAATATTAAGTTCTTGCACTGATATGGGAGGTGTCAG ATTATGGGATGTAAGGAGTGGTAAAATAGTTCAAACACTAGAGACCAAGTCATCTGTGACCAGTGCAGAAGTGAGTCAAGATGGTCGATATATCACAACTGCTGATGGATCTACCGTTAAGTTCTGGGATGCCAACCA CTATGGGTTGGTAAAGAGCTACAACATGCCATGCACAGTTGAATCAGCTTCATTGGAACCGAAGTATGGAAATAAATTCGTTGCCGGAGGAGAGGATATGTGGGTTCGTGTTTTTGATTTCCACACTGGAGATGAGATAG CATGTAACAAGGGTCACCATGGTCCTGTGCATTGCGTGCGGTTCTCACCTGGAGGAGAATCATATGCCTCGGGTTCTGAGGATGGAACGATTAGAATATGGCTGACAGGCCCTTTGACTCATGATGGCACTGAACCATTTGCAGCAAATGGGTCGGTTGGAAAGGTGAAGGTAACTGCAGAAGACGTTTCACGCAAGATCGAGGGCTTCCAGATTGCAGAAGAGGGCAAGACTAAAGAGAAAGAAACAGGAAAGGAGTAA
- the LOC107907251 gene encoding 3-ketoacyl-CoA synthase 11: MADSKPDQPLMPSSSRNLPDFKKSVKLKYVKLGYHYLITHGMYLFLTPLVVIIAAQLSTFSVKDLFDLWEHLQYNLISVIICSALLVFLSTLYFLTRPRPVYLVNFACYKPEESRKCTKRMFVDQSQLTGTFTEENLQFQRRILERSGLGDSTYLPEAVLNIPPNPSMHEARKEAEAVMFGAIDELLAKTSVKPKDIGILIVNCSLFNPTPSLSAMVINHYKLRGNIQSYNLGGMGCSAGLISIDLAKHLLQVHPNSYALVISMENITLNWYFGNDRSKLVSNCLFRMGGAAILLSNKWSDKRRSKYQLVHTVRTHKGSDDKCFSCVTQEEDSIGKIGVTLSKDLMAVAGDALKTNITTLGPLVLPMSEQLLFFGTLVGKKLFKMKVKPYIPDFKLAFEHFCIHAGGRAVLDELEKNLQLSEWHMEPSRMTLYRFGNTSSSSLWYELAYSEAKGRIRRGDRTWQIAFGSGFKCNSAVWKALRTINPAKEKNPWMDEIHNFPVDVPRVSTI; the protein is encoded by the coding sequence atggCTGACTCAAAACCAGACCAACCTTTGATGCCATCATCATCAAGGAACCTACCTGATTTTAAGAAATCAGTTAAGCTAAAGTATGTGAAGCTTGGATACCATTACTTAATCACCCACGGAATGTACCTCTTCCTTACCCCTCTTGTAGTTATCATCGCCGCGCAGCTCTCGACCTTTTCTGTTAAGGATCTTTTTGATCTTTGGGAGCATCTTCAATACAACCTCATTTCTGTCATAATCTGCTCGGCCCTTCTTGTTTTCTTGTCAACTCTCTACTTTCTAACCCGCCCTCGCCCTGTTTATCTTGTCAACTTTGCTTGCTACAAGCCGGAGGAATCTCGGAAATGCACAAAAAGGATGTTCGTAGATCAGTCACAATTGACTGGTACATTCACAGAGGAGAACCTTCAGTTCCAGCGTAGGATCCTTGAAAGGTCTGGGCTTGGGGATTCAACATATCTTCCGGAGGCGGTCCTCAATATTCCCCCTAACCCGTCAATGCATGAAGCTAGAAAAGAAGCGGAAGCTGTTATGTTTGGTGCTATCGATGAGCTTTTGGCTAAGACCTCCGTAAAACCCAAAGACATTGGAATTTTGATTGTGAACTGCAGCTTGTTTAATCCAACACCATCGTTGTCTGCCATGGTTATTAACCATTATAAGCTTCGAGGTAATATTCAAAGCTACAATTTGGGAGGAATGGGTTGTAGTGCAGGTTTGATCTCGATAGATCTTGCGAAACATCTTCTTCAAGTCCATCCAAACTCCTATGCATTGGTTATCAGCATGGAGAACATTACCCTGAACTGGTACTTCGGGAATGATCGTTCGAAACTTGTATCAAACTGCTTATTCAGGATGGGAGGGGCTGCAATACTGCTCTCTAACAAATGGTCCGACAAAAGAAGATCCAAATATCAATTGGTTCATACTGTTCGCACTCACAAGGGTTCAGATGATAAATGCTTTTCCTGTGTTACACAGGAAGAAGACTCCATAGGGAAGATTGGTGTTACATTGTCGAAGGATCTCATGGCAGTTGCTGGTGATGCCTTAAAGACCAACATTACCACATTGGGGCCTCTGGTTCTTCCAATGTCTGAGCAGCTTCTTTTCTTTGGTACATTGGTTGGTAAGAAGCTGTTCAAAATGAAGGTCAAACCGTACATTCCGGATTTCAAGCTAGCTTTTGAGCATTTCTGCATTCATGCCGGAGGAAGAGCCGTTTTGGATGAACTGGAGAAGAATTTGCAGCTGTCAGAATGGCACATGGAACCATCGAGAATGACTCTCTACCGGTTCGGGAACACCTCAAGCAGTTCTCTTTGGTACGAATTAGCTTACTCCGAAGCTAAGGGTAGAATTAGAAGGGGTGACAGAACATGGCAAATAGCATTTGGTTCAGGATTCAAGTGTAACAGTGCAGTTTGGAAAGCTTTGAGGACGATAAATCCGGCAAAGGAGAAAAACCCATGGATGGATGAGATCCATAATTTCCCAGTTGATGTTCCAAGGGTCTCCACCATCTAA